In a single window of the uncultured Pseudodesulfovibrio sp. genome:
- a CDS encoding putative sulfate/molybdate transporter: protein MRLSFNRMEWAGSMGDLGTLLPLAFGMIMINGLSATGLFLTVGLMYLVAGVYYRVPIAVQPMKVISAYAIGLALSPQVITASGILLAVILLFLGTTGLVDKVARMVPKAVIRGVQLSTGILLLSKGVFLIVGKNPLQLMTGTAEPFLLIQSIGPVPMSIITGVVFGLVTLLLLRSNRFPAGLVVVVAGAVFGTLFGAWRELVDMQVGVHMPEIMPFGIPTLPDFSFALLALVAPQIPMTMGNAVIASRDLSFEYFGNESRRVTDRALCISMGLANVFAALVGGMPVCHGAGGLAAHYTFGARTAGSNVIIGALFVILAVLLGPQAINVLHLLPMGVLGMLLFFAGAQLALTIQDIQTRSGLFVMMVMLGITMASNLAWGFGVGLALNWIIERGRISV, encoded by the coding sequence ATGCGACTGAGCTTCAACAGGATGGAATGGGCGGGCTCCATGGGCGACCTGGGGACCCTGCTGCCGCTGGCCTTCGGCATGATCATGATCAACGGACTGTCGGCCACCGGGCTGTTTCTGACCGTTGGGCTCATGTACCTCGTGGCCGGGGTCTACTACCGGGTGCCTATCGCGGTGCAGCCCATGAAGGTTATCTCGGCCTACGCCATCGGCCTGGCCCTGTCGCCGCAGGTTATCACGGCTTCAGGCATCCTGCTGGCAGTGATTCTCCTTTTTCTCGGCACTACGGGGTTGGTGGACAAGGTGGCCCGGATGGTGCCCAAAGCGGTCATCCGGGGCGTACAATTGTCTACCGGTATCCTGCTGCTGTCCAAGGGCGTTTTTCTCATCGTTGGCAAGAACCCGCTCCAGCTCATGACCGGTACGGCCGAGCCGTTCCTGCTCATTCAATCCATCGGTCCGGTGCCCATGTCCATCATCACCGGCGTGGTCTTCGGTCTCGTCACCCTGCTGTTGCTGCGTAGCAATCGTTTTCCGGCGGGGTTGGTCGTTGTCGTCGCAGGCGCTGTTTTCGGCACCCTGTTCGGTGCCTGGCGTGAGCTTGTCGACATGCAGGTGGGGGTGCACATGCCAGAGATAATGCCTTTTGGCATCCCGACCCTGCCGGATTTCAGCTTTGCCTTGCTCGCCCTGGTAGCTCCGCAGATTCCCATGACCATGGGCAATGCTGTCATCGCCAGTCGGGATTTGAGCTTCGAGTACTTCGGCAACGAGAGCCGCCGCGTTACGGACCGCGCCCTGTGCATCTCCATGGGGCTGGCCAACGTGTTCGCGGCCCTGGTGGGGGGCATGCCTGTTTGCCATGGCGCGGGCGGCCTTGCCGCGCATTATACCTTCGGGGCGCGCACCGCCGGTTCCAATGTCATTATCGGGGCGCTCTTCGTGATCCTGGCCGTGCTCCTCGGCCCGCAGGCCATCAACGTTTTGCACCTGTTGCCCATGGGTGTTCTCGGCATGCTTCTCTTCTTTGCAGGAGCCCAGCTCGCCCTGACCATCCAGGACATTCAGACCCGGTCCGGCCTGTTCGTCATGATGGTCATGCTGGGCATCACCATGGCCTCGAATCTGGCCTGGGGTTTCGGGGTGGGGCTTGCCCTGAACTGGATCATCGAACGCGGACGCATCTCGGTCTAA
- a CDS encoding carboxymuconolactone decarboxylase family protein, with product MDNERYERGLKMLVRVDGEQGDRVVEALADIAPDFGRLMLEFCFGDVYARPGLSLKDRELITISALAAKGGCEPQLKVHIHGALNVGWTREEIVETFMQVAVYAGFPAALNAIFAAKAVFAERKEG from the coding sequence ATGGACAACGAACGATATGAACGAGGCCTGAAGATGCTCGTCCGCGTGGACGGCGAACAGGGAGACAGAGTGGTTGAGGCGTTGGCGGATATCGCCCCGGATTTCGGACGGCTGATGCTCGAATTCTGCTTCGGGGACGTCTATGCCCGGCCGGGCCTGTCCCTGAAGGACAGGGAGTTGATCACCATATCGGCTCTGGCCGCCAAAGGAGGGTGCGAGCCGCAACTCAAGGTGCACATCCACGGCGCGCTGAATGTGGGCTGGACGCGTGAAGAGATAGTCGAGACCTTCATGCAGGTCGCGGTCTATGCGGGGTTCCCGGCAGCCCTGAACGCGATCTTCGCGGCCAAGGCAGTCTTTGCCGAGCGGAAAGAGGGCTAG
- a CDS encoding ComF family protein → MRIEQVLKPVLTLAWRLGLRAGRCAVCAAILPEGGPLCPTCAQDLPLRTGGLCPACGAMSGRENDLPSLCPECRSAPPPWNELYFHGQYTGIMRRLIIGYKFHNRFERNRLLGALAVAAFRARPGSVPDAVVPVPLHDRRLIWRGFNQSLEIARGLARHQDRPLLVHGLRRTRNTPPQTRFGLKERQANIKGAFAADPALVRGKRLLLVDDVYTTGSTLRECARTLKRAGCIEVDVLVLARTVLD, encoded by the coding sequence GTGCGGATTGAGCAGGTGCTCAAGCCGGTCCTGACCCTCGCCTGGCGGCTCGGCCTGCGGGCCGGACGGTGTGCGGTCTGTGCGGCCATCCTGCCGGAAGGCGGCCCCCTTTGCCCGACCTGTGCCCAGGACCTGCCCCTGAGGACAGGAGGCCTGTGCCCGGCCTGCGGCGCCATGTCTGGTCGAGAGAACGACCTACCGTCCCTGTGCCCCGAGTGCCGGTCAGCCCCGCCCCCCTGGAACGAACTCTACTTCCACGGGCAGTACACCGGGATCATGCGCAGGCTGATCATCGGGTACAAATTCCATAACAGGTTCGAGCGCAACCGGCTCCTTGGCGCCTTGGCCGTGGCCGCGTTCAGGGCCCGCCCCGGTAGCGTTCCCGATGCGGTGGTCCCGGTCCCCCTGCATGACCGGCGGCTGATCTGGCGGGGTTTCAATCAAAGCCTGGAGATTGCCCGTGGTCTGGCCCGGCACCAGGACAGGCCCCTGCTGGTCCACGGACTGCGGCGCACGCGCAACACCCCGCCCCAAACACGATTCGGGCTCAAGGAGCGGCAGGCCAACATCAAGGGGGCCTTTGCGGCGGACCCGGCCCTGGTCAGAGGAAAGCGGCTGCTCCTGGTGGACGACGTCTACACCACGGGCTCGACCCTGCGGGAATGCGCCCGAACCCTGAAGCGGGCGGGCTGCATTGAAGTGGATGTCCTCGTCCTGGCCCGGACCGTGCTGGACTAG
- the proB gene encoding glutamate 5-kinase: protein MTKSRINRDNLLENVRRVVVKVGSAVLATRDGLNGAAINRLADQLAELSNRGLDVVLVSSGAVAAGRQRIYERTQEKQRNGKDMISRQAASAVGQGRLMHDYDEAFARHGKVTAQVLLTRSGLKLRDRFLNARNTMERLLEWGVIPIINENDTVSTRELEFGDNDTLAAMCLGLIGADLFVNLTSADGVFDKNPDGNPDAKPIPLIEDIAALDLESMCDGKTNVGTGGMYSKLRAARRAAQLGVPTLIASGKGDFDIPAVLSGGDAGTLVLPDDRVVSSKKFWLAYRDDPSGSILIDGGAANALLTKGTSLLPIGITGVEGCFDRGALIFIKTADGDELGVGQTNYSADELTRIKGKRTDELAAIIGPTVSDEAVHRDNMLLDAAI from the coding sequence ATGACGAAATCGCGCATAAACAGAGACAATCTGCTCGAGAATGTACGGCGGGTGGTGGTCAAGGTCGGTTCGGCCGTGCTGGCCACCCGGGACGGCTTGAACGGCGCAGCCATCAACCGTTTGGCCGACCAACTGGCCGAACTGTCCAATCGCGGCCTGGACGTGGTCCTGGTCTCTTCGGGCGCGGTGGCCGCCGGCAGGCAGCGCATCTATGAGCGTACCCAGGAAAAGCAACGCAACGGCAAGGACATGATCTCCCGGCAGGCGGCCTCGGCCGTGGGCCAGGGGCGGCTCATGCACGACTACGACGAGGCCTTTGCCCGACACGGCAAGGTCACGGCCCAGGTCCTGCTGACCCGCAGCGGACTCAAGCTCCGCGACCGCTTCCTGAACGCGCGCAACACCATGGAACGACTGCTGGAATGGGGCGTCATCCCGATCATCAACGAGAACGACACGGTTTCCACCCGTGAGCTGGAATTCGGCGATAACGACACTCTGGCAGCCATGTGCCTTGGGCTGATCGGCGCGGATCTGTTCGTCAACCTGACCTCCGCCGACGGGGTTTTCGACAAGAACCCGGACGGCAACCCCGACGCCAAACCCATCCCGCTCATCGAGGATATCGCCGCCCTGGACCTGGAAAGCATGTGCGACGGCAAGACCAACGTGGGTACGGGCGGCATGTACTCGAAGCTGCGCGCGGCCCGGCGGGCGGCCCAGCTCGGCGTACCCACCCTGATCGCCTCGGGCAAGGGCGATTTCGACATCCCCGCCGTCCTTTCCGGCGGAGACGCGGGAACGCTGGTGCTGCCCGATGACCGGGTAGTCTCAAGCAAGAAATTCTGGTTGGCCTACCGCGACGATCCGTCCGGATCGATCCTGATCGACGGCGGCGCAGCCAACGCCCTGCTGACCAAGGGCACCTCGCTGCTGCCCATCGGCATCACCGGGGTGGAAGGGTGCTTCGACCGCGGGGCGCTCATCTTCATCAAGACCGCTGACGGCGACGAACTCGGCGTGGGGCAGACCAACTACTCCGCCGACGAGTTGACCCGCATCAAGGGCAAGCGCACGGACGAACTGGCGGCCATTATCGGCCCCACGGTCTCGGACGAAGCCGTCCACCGCGACAACATGCTCCTGGACGCGGCGATCTGA
- the rpmA gene encoding 50S ribosomal protein L27, with product MAHKKAGGSSRNGRDSAGQRRGVKRFGGQEVVAGNILVRQLGTRFHPGDGVGMGKDYTLFALVDGVVKFEKYTRKKVIKTRVSVTPAEA from the coding sequence ATGGCTCATAAGAAAGCTGGTGGTAGCTCCAGAAACGGTCGCGACAGCGCCGGACAACGGCGTGGCGTGAAGCGCTTTGGTGGTCAGGAAGTGGTTGCCGGCAACATCCTCGTGCGGCAGCTTGGTACAAGATTTCACCCCGGCGACGGCGTCGGCATGGGCAAGGATTACACCCTGTTCGCCCTGGTCGATGGCGTGGTCAAATTCGAGAAGTACACCCGCAAGAAGGTCATCAAGACCCGTGTGAGTGTTACGCCCGCCGAGGCCTAG
- the rplU gene encoding 50S ribosomal protein L21, with the protein MFAIIETGGKQYRVEEGLELNVDLLKADAGDSLSIDSVLLVDKDGDTKIGAPYVDGAKVECEVLGHLRGDKVVVFHKLSKKDARKTQGHRQDYTKLKVNSITA; encoded by the coding sequence ATGTTCGCTATCATCGAGACCGGCGGTAAACAGTACCGCGTTGAAGAAGGTCTTGAACTCAATGTAGATTTGCTGAAGGCTGATGCCGGCGATTCGCTGAGCATCGATTCCGTACTCCTGGTCGACAAAGACGGCGACACCAAGATCGGTGCTCCGTACGTTGACGGCGCCAAGGTCGAGTGCGAAGTCCTGGGCCATCTCCGCGGCGACAAGGTCGTGGTCTTTCACAAGCTGTCCAAGAAGGACGCTCGCAAGACCCAGGGTCACCGTCAGGATTACACCAAACTTAAAGTCAATTCCATCACGGCCTAG
- a CDS encoding MFS transporter: MRRLYLDRNLQYVFGVTLMAVLGVSSIIPALPDIMKGLHLSAVQIGLVISAFTLPGVIFSPLVGIMADRMGRKILLVPSLFVFSGFGFACFFARTMDQLLILRFFQGIGAAPLGVLYSTMIGDLFSGAERGQAMGYNASVLAMGTAGYPAIGGVLALLGWNYPFLLPLLAIPLGLAILFFMHTPEPKKSGSLKEYFAAALARMKTREAMALFATTLLTFIILYGPLITYLPLLLSHRFSASPATIGLVFLAASGFTGLASFQLGRLTQRFGQRTLLTAAAIFYGLCMIFTPHAPTLLLTIPPVICFGLAQGLNIPTVMTMLTTIAPMEQRGAFMAANGLLLRLAQTVAPMVMGGLYALGGMDAVFWGGFACALAILVLARFYIVNINPAP; encoded by the coding sequence ATGCGCAGACTCTATCTCGACCGCAATCTGCAATATGTTTTCGGTGTGACGCTCATGGCCGTGCTCGGCGTGTCGTCCATCATCCCGGCCCTGCCGGACATCATGAAGGGGCTGCACCTGAGCGCGGTGCAGATCGGTCTGGTCATCTCGGCCTTCACCCTGCCCGGCGTGATCTTTTCGCCATTGGTCGGGATCATGGCCGACCGCATGGGCCGCAAGATTCTCCTGGTCCCCTCGCTGTTCGTGTTCAGCGGCTTCGGCTTCGCCTGTTTTTTCGCCCGGACCATGGACCAGCTTCTGATACTGCGCTTTTTCCAAGGCATAGGCGCGGCCCCGCTGGGCGTGCTCTACTCGACCATGATCGGCGACCTATTCAGCGGTGCGGAACGCGGACAGGCCATGGGCTACAACGCCTCGGTCCTGGCCATGGGCACGGCGGGCTACCCGGCCATCGGCGGCGTACTCGCCCTGCTGGGCTGGAACTATCCGTTCCTTCTGCCCCTGCTGGCCATCCCGCTGGGGCTGGCCATCCTGTTCTTTATGCACACCCCGGAGCCCAAGAAGTCCGGAAGCCTCAAGGAATATTTCGCGGCAGCCCTGGCAAGGATGAAGACGCGCGAGGCAATGGCTCTGTTCGCCACGACCCTGCTCACCTTCATCATTCTCTACGGGCCGCTGATCACCTACCTGCCCCTGCTGCTCAGTCACCGGTTCTCGGCCTCACCCGCGACCATCGGGCTGGTCTTTTTGGCCGCCTCGGGCTTCACCGGGCTGGCCTCGTTCCAGCTGGGGCGGCTGACCCAGCGTTTCGGACAACGGACTCTGCTCACGGCGGCCGCCATTTTTTACGGCCTGTGCATGATCTTCACGCCGCATGCGCCGACCCTGCTGCTGACCATCCCGCCGGTCATCTGTTTCGGACTGGCCCAGGGACTGAACATCCCCACGGTCATGACCATGCTGACGACCATCGCGCCCATGGAGCAGCGCGGCGCGTTCATGGCCGCCAACGGACTGCTCCTGCGCCTGGCCCAGACAGTGGCCCCCATGGTCATGGGCGGCTTGTACGCATTGGGCGGCATGGACGCCGTGTTCTGGGGCGGCTTCGCCTGCGCCCTGGCCATCCTGGTCCTGGCGCGCTTTTACATCGTCAATATCAACCCCGCCCCCTAA
- the obgE gene encoding GTPase ObgE — MKFVDEATIKVASGKGGNGCASLRREANVPKGGPDGGDGGKGGDVIFRGSGRLISLYDFRLKRHYTAKNGQGGMGRDRYGKAADDLIVNLPVGTLIYEIIEEEDGTVREEFIADLVEDGTEIVICKGGDGGRGNLHFKSSVNRTPRYAEPGFPGQEKQLRLELKILADVGLLGLPSAGKSTFISKVSAARPKIAAYPFTTLVPNLGVIENDEFKRMVIADIPGLIEGASEGRGLGITFLKHVERTRFLVHILAAEDVNRDAPADGFAMLNQELREYNAEMANKPQIQVINKIDTLSEDELADMKAKIAASGEKVFFISALTGEGVDELLEAMWLQLAQLDED; from the coding sequence ATGAAATTCGTGGATGAAGCGACCATCAAGGTGGCGTCCGGCAAGGGCGGCAACGGCTGCGCGAGCCTGCGTCGTGAAGCCAACGTGCCCAAGGGCGGCCCGGACGGCGGTGACGGCGGCAAGGGCGGCGATGTGATCTTTCGCGGCTCCGGTCGGCTGATATCGCTCTACGACTTCCGCCTCAAGCGCCACTACACGGCCAAAAACGGCCAGGGGGGCATGGGACGCGACCGCTACGGCAAGGCCGCCGACGATCTGATCGTCAACCTGCCTGTGGGAACCCTCATTTACGAAATCATAGAGGAAGAGGACGGGACTGTTCGCGAGGAGTTCATCGCCGACCTGGTGGAAGACGGCACCGAGATCGTCATCTGCAAGGGCGGGGATGGCGGACGCGGCAACCTGCACTTCAAGTCTTCGGTCAACCGCACCCCCCGCTATGCCGAACCCGGTTTCCCGGGCCAGGAAAAGCAGCTCCGTCTGGAGCTCAAGATTCTGGCCGACGTCGGTCTGCTCGGCCTGCCTTCGGCCGGCAAATCCACCTTTATTTCCAAGGTCTCGGCTGCACGGCCCAAGATCGCGGCCTACCCGTTCACCACGCTGGTGCCCAACCTCGGCGTCATTGAGAACGACGAGTTCAAACGCATGGTCATCGCCGACATCCCCGGCCTGATCGAGGGAGCGAGCGAAGGGCGCGGCCTGGGCATCACCTTCCTCAAGCACGTGGAGCGGACCCGTTTTCTGGTTCACATCCTGGCCGCAGAGGACGTCAACCGCGACGCTCCGGCCGACGGCTTCGCCATGCTCAACCAGGAGCTGCGCGAATACAACGCCGAGATGGCCAACAAGCCGCAGATCCAGGTCATCAACAAGATCGACACCCTGTCCGAAGACGAGCTGGCCGACATGAAGGCCAAGATCGCGGCTTCCGGGGAAAAGGTCTTCTTCATCTCCGCCCTGACCGGTGAAGGCGTGGACGAGCTGCTTGAAGCCATGTGGCTGCAGCTCGCCCAACTCGACGAGGACTAG
- a CDS encoding helix-turn-helix transcriptional regulator, with the protein MSKKVGGSKPQRYVQPSLLMALKAGPSYGYQLIQTIGEYGFLSGDAPPGMIYRHLRQMDEEGLVVSSWDSEGDGPAKRVYSVTDEGLEVLEAWILHMEKQRDRLDGFIRRYRES; encoded by the coding sequence ATGTCGAAAAAAGTGGGCGGCTCCAAGCCGCAACGGTATGTACAGCCCTCCCTGCTCATGGCCCTCAAGGCCGGACCTTCGTACGGATACCAACTTATCCAGACCATCGGCGAGTATGGTTTCCTGAGCGGTGACGCGCCTCCGGGCATGATCTACCGCCACCTGCGCCAGATGGACGAGGAGGGGCTGGTGGTCTCCAGTTGGGACAGTGAGGGCGACGGCCCGGCCAAGCGGGTCTATTCGGTCACCGATGAAGGGCTTGAAGTCCTGGAGGCGTGGATCCTGCACATGGAAAAGCAGCGCGACCGGCTGGACGGATTCATACGGCGCTATCGGGAGTCGTAG
- a CDS encoding uridine kinase yields MGKLIKEKDDKGRLHIDTPLMGESLVDRTLLKSTEAGEYFRMQPDVNVLKIGGQSIMDRGAKALFPILDELVKAKEKHKILLMCGGGTRARHVYSIGVDLGMPTGVLSKLGDKVSAQNAEMLSVLLAKHGGAMIGHGAHLEQLHMYCQLGYLPITTGIPPYGFFEHPAEHGSIPPHRTDSGAFLLAENIGARSLIFLKDEKGMFESDPKKAKNRDALKFYDKIHVDELLKLDLDDLIVERPVLTFLKNAKTLKSFQIIDVLRHPEHLHAALDGEHVGTIIYKD; encoded by the coding sequence ATGGGCAAGCTGATAAAGGAAAAGGACGACAAGGGACGGCTGCACATCGACACGCCGCTCATGGGCGAATCACTGGTAGACCGGACCCTGCTCAAGAGCACCGAGGCGGGCGAGTATTTTCGCATGCAACCGGACGTCAACGTGCTCAAGATCGGCGGCCAATCCATCATGGATCGCGGCGCCAAGGCGCTGTTCCCCATCCTTGACGAGTTGGTAAAGGCCAAGGAAAAGCACAAGATCCTGCTCATGTGCGGGGGAGGCACCCGGGCCCGCCACGTTTACTCCATCGGTGTGGACCTGGGTATGCCCACCGGCGTCCTGTCCAAGCTCGGAGACAAGGTTTCAGCCCAGAACGCTGAAATGCTTTCAGTCCTGCTGGCCAAGCATGGCGGGGCCATGATCGGTCACGGCGCGCATCTGGAGCAGCTGCACATGTACTGCCAGCTCGGCTATCTGCCCATCACCACCGGCATTCCGCCTTACGGATTTTTCGAGCACCCGGCTGAACACGGCTCCATTCCGCCGCACAGGACCGACTCCGGCGCCTTCCTCCTAGCCGAGAACATTGGCGCGCGCTCGCTCATATTCCTCAAGGACGAGAAGGGGATGTTCGAGAGCGACCCAAAAAAGGCCAAGAACCGGGACGCACTGAAGTTTTATGACAAGATCCATGTGGACGAACTGCTCAAGCTCGACCTCGACGACCTCATCGTCGAACGTCCGGTCCTGACCTTCCTCAAGAATGCCAAGACCCTCAAGTCGTTCCAGATCATCGACGTTCTCAGGCATCCCGAACATCTGCACGCAGCCCTCGACGGCGAACACGTCGGGACGATCATCTATAAGGATTAG
- the argB gene encoding acetylglutamate kinase → MKRYQLQAKSIIETLPFITEFFGKTIVIKYGGNAMIDEDLKRAFALNIILLKYIGINPVVVHGGGPQIGKMLKALNIESHFREGYRVTDQATMDVVEMVLVGKVNKEIVNLINLHGGQAVGLSGKDGRLITAEPKELAVEKTDAPPEIIDLGKVGEVTSVNTKLIHSLLNDGFIPVIAPVGVDEQGATYNINADSVAGAVATALGAKRLYLLTDVPGLLDAEGELITSLTAKEAFEAIRSGVVTGGMIPKITCCLEAVAGVEKSAIIDGRVENCILLELFTKSGIGTEIIY, encoded by the coding sequence ATGAAGCGGTACCAGCTTCAGGCCAAGTCCATCATCGAGACCCTGCCGTTCATCACTGAATTTTTCGGCAAGACCATCGTCATCAAGTACGGCGGCAACGCCATGATCGACGAGGACCTCAAGCGCGCCTTCGCCCTGAACATAATCCTGCTCAAATACATCGGCATCAACCCGGTGGTCGTGCACGGCGGCGGACCGCAGATCGGCAAGATGCTCAAGGCCCTGAACATCGAGTCCCATTTCCGCGAGGGCTACCGGGTCACGGACCAGGCGACCATGGACGTGGTCGAAATGGTTCTGGTAGGCAAGGTCAACAAGGAGATCGTCAACCTGATCAACCTGCACGGTGGCCAGGCTGTAGGCCTTTCCGGCAAGGACGGACGGCTGATCACGGCCGAGCCCAAGGAACTGGCGGTCGAGAAGACCGACGCACCGCCCGAAATCATCGACCTGGGCAAGGTCGGCGAGGTCACCTCGGTCAACACCAAGCTCATCCATTCGCTGCTCAACGACGGGTTCATCCCGGTCATCGCGCCCGTGGGCGTGGACGAGCAAGGCGCGACCTACAACATCAACGCCGACTCCGTGGCCGGGGCCGTAGCCACCGCGCTCGGAGCCAAGAGGCTGTATCTTCTGACCGACGTCCCCGGCCTGCTGGACGCCGAGGGCGAACTGATCACCTCCCTGACCGCCAAGGAGGCCTTTGAGGCCATCCGCTCGGGCGTGGTCACAGGCGGCATGATTCCCAAAATCACCTGCTGCCTCGAGGCCGTGGCCGGAGTAGAGAAATCCGCCATTATCGACGGACGGGTGGAAAACTGCATCCTGCTCGAACTGTTCACCAAGTCCGGTATCGGAACCGAGATCATCTACTAG
- the glp gene encoding gephyrin-like molybdotransferase Glp encodes MEHGFFTIISRSEFEKLLRDFVPLDSETVNLAQAAGRVLADSLIAPHDWPLLDRSCMDGFAVSARDVFGAGESNPGYLECVAALPIDKLPDTVLMPGECARIATGGVLPEGADAVVMVEHTQAMQDETVGGTIEIRKSVAPGENVMQRGEDAKQGAEALLPGTVLRPQEIGLAAALGFEQLSLRKRPKVGILSTGDELIEVGETPKPGQVRDVNTHTIAALVEQVGGEAVPYGIIKDDLESLSQALTRAIAENDMILLSGGSSIGVRDLTVQAIEAMDDAKILAHGVAISPGKPTILGRVGNKPVIGLPGQVTSALVVVHLLVLPLIRHLMGDAGAFSLTRRCLRKAELARNVASKPGREDYVRIRLEERDGQPPLAHPVLGKSGLLRTIVQAHGLAVIPAESEGLYASELIDIWII; translated from the coding sequence ATGGAACACGGATTCTTCACGATCATCTCCCGGTCCGAGTTCGAAAAGCTGCTGCGCGACTTCGTGCCGCTCGACTCCGAAACAGTGAACCTGGCCCAAGCGGCCGGGCGCGTCCTGGCCGACAGCCTCATCGCGCCCCATGACTGGCCCCTGCTCGACCGCTCCTGCATGGACGGATTCGCGGTCAGCGCCCGCGATGTGTTCGGAGCCGGTGAGTCCAACCCCGGCTATCTGGAATGTGTGGCCGCCCTGCCTATCGACAAGTTGCCGGACACCGTGCTCATGCCGGGCGAATGTGCGCGCATCGCCACCGGCGGCGTGCTGCCCGAAGGTGCGGACGCCGTGGTCATGGTTGAGCACACCCAGGCCATGCAGGACGAAACCGTGGGCGGGACCATCGAAATCCGAAAATCCGTGGCCCCGGGTGAAAACGTCATGCAGCGTGGCGAAGACGCCAAACAGGGTGCCGAGGCGCTGCTCCCCGGAACGGTCCTGCGCCCCCAGGAGATCGGCCTTGCCGCGGCTCTTGGCTTCGAACAACTTTCCCTGCGCAAACGCCCCAAAGTGGGCATCCTGTCCACCGGCGACGAACTTATCGAGGTTGGCGAAACGCCCAAGCCCGGTCAGGTACGCGACGTGAACACCCACACCATCGCCGCCCTGGTCGAACAGGTGGGCGGAGAGGCCGTGCCCTATGGCATCATCAAGGACGATCTGGAGAGCCTGAGCCAGGCGCTGACCCGGGCCATCGCCGAAAACGACATGATTCTGCTGTCCGGCGGCAGCTCCATCGGAGTTCGCGACCTCACGGTCCAGGCCATCGAAGCCATGGACGATGCAAAAATTCTCGCCCATGGCGTGGCCATCAGCCCCGGCAAGCCGACCATCCTCGGTCGCGTGGGCAACAAGCCCGTCATCGGACTGCCCGGACAGGTGACCTCGGCCCTGGTGGTGGTCCACCTTCTGGTCCTGCCGCTCATCCGTCACCTCATGGGTGATGCAGGCGCCTTCTCCCTGACCCGGCGCTGCCTGCGCAAGGCGGAACTGGCCCGTAATGTGGCCTCCAAGCCCGGACGAGAAGATTACGTTCGCATCCGTCTTGAAGAGCGCGACGGACAGCCGCCCCTGGCCCACCCTGTGCTGGGCAAATCCGGTCTGTTGCGGACCATTGTCCAAGCCCACGGACTGGCCGTGATCCCGGCCGAATCCGAAGGCCTCTACGCCTCGGAGTTGATTGATATCTGGATTATTTAA
- a CDS encoding LysR substrate-binding domain-containing protein, translated as MTDRQMRYFLAVAETLHFRRAAERLHMTQPPLSMQIAAFEEELGVALFVRDRRSVTLTAAGESLLSDVRRILGDMEAAQRRAVDTGLGRVGRLRVGFIGPAIDGPLGQDLKAFGENHPGITLELSEKSTPELIEQVRGKGLDAAVVRLSGPGPDGLAHQVYHRESYVLAVPAGHNLARETAIEPKMLDDEPLIMFPRTLNPVLYDQWTSLLSRAGARLRVAQEVLTKHATVALVAAGLGVSPVPRSTADIGRKDVVFIPFAGSTPELTFHIVTRDEATGPALTTFLDQLLGK; from the coding sequence ATGACCGACCGACAGATGCGCTACTTTCTGGCTGTTGCCGAAACCCTGCACTTTCGCAGGGCGGCGGAACGGCTGCACATGACCCAGCCGCCCCTGTCGATGCAGATCGCGGCTTTTGAGGAGGAGCTGGGTGTCGCCTTGTTCGTGCGCGACCGGCGGTCCGTGACCCTGACCGCCGCTGGCGAGAGCCTGCTTTCGGACGTACGCCGCATCCTGGGCGACATGGAAGCGGCCCAGCGCCGGGCCGTGGACACAGGACTGGGCCGTGTGGGCAGATTACGCGTTGGATTCATCGGACCGGCCATCGACGGCCCGTTGGGGCAGGACCTCAAGGCGTTCGGCGAGAACCACCCGGGCATCACCCTGGAGTTGTCAGAGAAATCCACTCCCGAACTCATTGAGCAGGTGCGTGGCAAGGGGCTGGATGCCGCCGTGGTACGGCTGTCCGGGCCCGGGCCAGACGGACTTGCGCACCAGGTCTACCACCGTGAGAGCTATGTGCTTGCCGTACCCGCAGGACATAACCTGGCGCGGGAGACGGCTATTGAACCGAAGATGCTCGATGACGAGCCGCTGATCATGTTTCCGCGAACCCTGAATCCGGTGCTGTACGACCAGTGGACCTCCCTGCTCTCCAGAGCCGGGGCACGGCTTCGCGTGGCGCAGGAGGTTTTGACCAAGCACGCCACTGTGGCTTTGGTCGCTGCCGGATTGGGCGTTTCGCCTGTCCCCCGCTCCACGGCAGACATTGGACGCAAGGACGTTGTCTTCATCCCCTTTGCCGGGTCCACGCCCGAGCTGACCTTTCATATCGTCACCCGAGACGAGGCCACAGGCCCGGCCCTGACGACCTTCCTCGATCAACTGCTTGGTAAATAG